The segment GCTCTCTCCCTCACGTGATTAGACTGACAGGATTCGTCGTCAGGTAAAACCCGGGACAGCCCAAGGTCCCTCGGGGTCGCTCCTCCCCCGGGACAGGCGGGGGCCTCCTACAGCGCAGGCGCCGGGCAGACCGGGCGGAGAGAGGGCGGAGGCAGAGATTTGTGGACCAGAATTGAAACCTAATAGCGGAAGTGCTGCGCAGCCTGGGCGGAACTTCCGGCTACAATTGCGTGGGACTTATGCTGACGGAGGGGAGCTAGCGGGGCCGGGATGGTGCTGTTGGAGAGTGAGCAGGTACCGTCAGAGTTGCCGGCTGAGGGGCCGGTGCCGTTCGGGGGATAGCTCGGGACCGCTGTCTCCTGCGGGCGGAACCGGGACTTGACGCGGCGGGGTGGGGACTCGGGCTGCTTCACGCGGCGGGTTTTGATCTGTTCTAGTTCCTGACGGAGCTGACCAGGCTCTTCCAGAAGTGCCGGTTGTCGGGCAGCGTGTTCATCACCCTGAAGAAGTGTAAGCAGCTGTCGACGCGGCAAGGCTGGCAGGAAGCTGGGAGGCCGAGCGATGCCCAGGCCCGGGTGCCCAGTGTCTGGGAGTCGTGAGCGGACGCTGCGGCGCTTCCCCGCCTTCCCTTCTTGTACATTCAGGACTGAGGGACCCGAGGATATTAGGAGTTGGGGCCGGTGCGGCCCCCAGCACTTAGCTCCTTAAGCGGGTTTCGTTTACAACGGGCGCCAGCATGTCAGAGCTCTTATTTTTGTCAAGGATCCCAGACCCCACTACACTTAGTGGGATTTAATCTGCTTTGATATTACAATATTCCCGTCGAGGAAGTAGCAAGTAGTTTCCTAAGGTTTGGCTAAACCGTGGATAATGGTGGAGGAGGTGGTTAGCAGAACTGCAGCAGTTCAGGTGGCTCAGGCATCCCCTTCCGTTTTATCCGTTCCTTCCTTtttaactaactaactaactaactaactaactaactaactaaccgTTAACGTCTGTGATGTTCACCAGGATGTGTTTTTCATGCAGATGATGGGCGAACTAAACCCATTCCAAGGAAAGGTTCTGTGGAGGGCTTTGAGCCCTCAGACAACAAGTGTCTGTTAAGAGCTACTGATGGGAAAAAGAAGATCAGCACTGTGGTGAGTTGGATTGCTAACACTACAGTTTTGGAATTTAAAGACTTAACTTGAGGATGGGGTTATCTCTAAACCggatttttttaagtaaaggcTAATGATTATGTAGCTCCCTGGATGTTTTGGAATCAGGGCCTTCTCTTACTTCCTTAATTAATACTAGAAAGCTCAagagcaaaattaaaatgaaggtaGAAGTCTAAACACTTGTTCTGCTGCAGTTTTTGTGGAAATGAAATTAGCATATTGGTCCATACTTTTAGTAGCACTTTAAGGAGCAGTTAGCATACATATTGGATTACTTAGTCCCCTGACTGTGCTGGGCTTTCAATGAACAGTTTCTTGGTATCAGATGATGCTTTTAAGCTGTTTATTCCTTTACCTTTGTGGTTCACATAGCAAGTGTGCAGCTATGTTAGGCTTGGGGCTTGAGAGTGTAAATTTAGTCAAGAGCCCTAGTGTTCCTTTTCAAGGTGGAGACTGAATATGGCAAAGCAAGAGACTCCCTGGATACTGAATGAATACAGGCCTACCTTGTTTTATTGCGCTCTGCTTTATGGTGCTTCCCAGATGttgcgttttttaaaaaattgaaggcAAGAACCTCCATCAGGAAAGATTATGGCaaactttattgtgatactcactTTACTGCGGTGagtctggaactgaacccgcaACCTCGCTGAGGTCTGCCTCTACTTTTTTATTCTGCTGGGCAGAACCAGATTGTCCTCCAGTCACGTCAGTATAGGATACTCAGGAGAACGCAGACCATAATTAATTGATGTCTCCCATTACCAGTTATGTAGAGAGGACTTTTATAGTAAAGCTTATGTGgtttttataaatatagtttGGGTATCATGAAATATGAAAACCCAAGGAATCTTGAGAGGTAGAATTTCTCATTGTGGTAGCTTGCAGTTTGCTTAAATAGACCTGAATTAATGGACGGTGGGTTTACAATAAGATGGGGAGGGAAAGGTTTAAATGTATCTTGCACAAAAGATTAATACTTAATCCTTTGACATCTCTCAGAACCCAGGGGGAAAAAGTAAATGCCATCTGTGTAAGAGATTTCAATAGAGGTGAGAAGCAGTTTCTTTAGGACCCCACTTCTGCCTCTTTCCCATCTTGGTACAGTTCTCATGTGAAAAAAAGCCCAGAGCGACTTTGCTTGTTCCTCAGGCAGAGGAAAGCGGAGTAGAAAAATAACCTTTAGTGTATCATGACCCCTGAAGTTGGGAAGAAGTATTTTAAAGATTAAGATGTTGTCTTCTTGAGGCTTTTGAGTTATCTGGGATGAGGCAGGAGATTTCTATATGGGTAATAGGGGTgaacttttttcccctcttttccagGTGAGCTCCAAAGAAGTGAATAAGTTTCAGATGGTGAGTTTCTGCTGTTCCCTTTTGTAGGGCAAGACTCAGCACAATATTGAGCACTGGGTCAAAATTGATACTTAGGTTCACTGCTCTCCTGTGATTTACCAGTTTATAAGTAAAAACTGCCAggctatgaattttattttcaacactgatactgttttctgttttagttttttaaagctAGATCTTGTCATCTTACGCTTCACATATGCTCTGCCTATAGTATAGTTGAACAAGAAGTTGCTTGCAGTTTTCCcttttcgtttttttaaaaaatatacaactcACTGTGGGTGTTGTAGAAGCTGctataatgtatttttctcttacacCATTTTCCTTAAGATACAAGTATCCCATTGTATTACATGCTTTATCAGATAGGCTTTCTGATTTTGGCTACACTAAATTCATTATGGAAATGGGGCAGCTGCTCTACCAATTTGCAATTCTTCCCACTAAGGTCGCGCTCTGTGTCTTTTAGGCTTATTCAAATCTATTGAGAGCTAACATGGATGGACTGAAGAAGAGGGACAAAAAGAGCAAGAGTAAGAAGACCAAAGCAGCACAGTGAAGGGCGCCTGATTCCCTGCTTTCCCCAACTAACCACTGAagtgctgtttttccttttgaccACAAAGCTAGGTTTCTGGTTCCCCTACAATAACTGTTTTCATGTGAGATTAGGGTCATTTTGGATGGGAGAAGGGATGTAATGTTTACAGGGTAGTTTTCAGAAGCCAGTTTATTTTAGATCTGGCTAATTGGTCTGTGTTGCATAGGTGTATTACTAGATTAAAGCCTCTGTAGCCATCTGTATGAAGGGAATGTATCATTAAATCTATTTATCAGCACTGATTATCTCTTATTCCTTTTCCCATCCCATAGTAATAGTTTCTGGCAATAACTACTCATTCTGGAATGTGATTATGAATAGGCTTTAGCCTTATCTTCTAGGTTATTGGAGTTGAAACCTGACAGTTTTATCAAAAGTTATGTTAGTTCATGGGTATTCTTCCCAACtggctatataattttattaccaTAGTTCTTTTAGCAAATTTGAATGGGTTCTCATAGTCAAATTAGAGTTTGCTTACCCACTTTAGGGTAAGCATATTACAAATTCAAGAATAAAGATCCAAGTTAATGATGATATTTGACTTCTTTACACCCTTCAGTTTGGACATTCTCATGTGCTTAGTCATAGGAGTTAAGGGAAGAACAAGGCTGTTGTATTCTAGCTCCACAAAACCTTTAGTGTTAAATTTGCAATTAAAAAGCAGCAGATATAGGAAAGCATTTATTATATTCCAAAagataaatttatgttatatacGAAAAACTTACAAAGCTCAACTTTGTAGGACAGCTTCTTAGAATGTCAAGTTAACTTAAAATTACAATGAATGTACAACATTTTATAGTACACGTTCCTGTCTGAATAGTGTAATGACCCTTGTTTAGGATTAAAATAAGATTCTGTAGTAGTCATCTCTGTAGCTGTATAGGAATAGCACAGACACCCtgcaaaagaaaggagaaggtaTGATCAGTATACAAcaacattaataaaaaattatttttagaacatttaacTGTAGGAGTTTCGTTTAATCAAAAACAAGATGGAAGGCTAGGCAGTAAAATATTGCAAAGTTTTATAGAAGTTGACTGGCTAGGGTCTGCAGTATAAAGTTCCTAAAAAAGGAGACCACCATTCACTTCACAGCTTTGCTCTTGTTGCCTTTTAAGTGTCTGGTAACATGAACAACTGGGTTCTGACATGAGGACATAAAGCAAAGTAGTCACGGCTATCATTTAAACATTTCTAGGAGTTACCTGGATGATTCAAATTGTAAGTGGGATAGCTACTCCTCAGACTGCTGTGTTTTGTTACTGACTGACTGATTCAGTCCTGAGCAAGATTTACTGGTTACCAGTTGCAGTTCTAACATAACTGCTTATCAGCCATCAAATCTCAGTAAGACAATAAAATCTGTTACTTTTAAACCCCAACTTGAGTTTTAACCCATGTTGAAATCTGTGATGCCAAAGTGataacttactttttttctactttgatgTTATAGATTTCATCACAGACTAATTTCAGGTATTTTTGCTTTGGCAGGCCTGACAGCAGCTGCTTCACAGTTGTATTAAATGCCTGTTCATCAGCATCCCACTAGGAAAAAACAGATAAGACTTAACAACAGGTACTAGGGTTTATTAGCTGGACTTTTTCTGGGTCACTAATGAAATGCCAGTGCCATTCCCCCCTTAAGTATACTGAAGAAATCATTATAGGGAGACAGTAGAATTGGTGGGGAGACTTCAGCCATCCTCTGAAGCATTGGTTTTCATGACAACAGACCACCTTATTAGATCCTGATTAACTGCTGCAGCCTGTGTGCTCATGTAACTTTACATTGACAGGAATATGCTTATTTACAACAAAATAGTATGAAATGTTCTGGggcaaagtttatttttcatctataatCTGACTAAATACTCTGGGTAAACAAAACAGTATTCTTTGATATGACATGTTTCAAAAATCACCCATAACTATGATTACAGTTAAACATTCTTAATAGCAAAGGTGTAACtgttaattcaaatttttaaaaagttcttattaGGCTATTTGATAATAACGGTATGTacccataaaaaaacaaaaaaaggaccaaaattaatttttaccaaAAGATCTTCCATATTGTTCTAGTTCTACAAATGAGCTTCCCTAGCTGGAGTGAAGGTTTGAGGCAGCAGAGTATGtacagtggttaagaacatgCATTCCAGTAGACTGCCCTgcttcaaatcctgcctctgctacTTATTAGTTGGGTCACCTTGAGTAATATATTAACCTCACTACTTCCGTCCTCTGTAAAATGCTTCcgtttatctgtaaaatggggataataacggTACTCGAGTCTTGGGGttatgattaaatgagttaatatttgtaagaTGCTTAGAACAAGGCCTGCCAGAGCCTGACACTCAGTAAAAAACATAAGGTATTTGTTAAAtctctgaaatttaaaagaacatcGCTAGAAAAATATGGTTCCTTCAATATCTGATTTAGTTATAGGTGACATAAAAGGAACAACATTACCAAATTCCTGGAACTGCCAGAAAAAATACCTAATAGTCATTAACAAAATaatgccattttcaattttattttggcAAATTAACAGCAAAACTTAAGGATTTTAAAAACCGTAATGTAGAAGAGTTCATCTTGCTTACCTCTAGTGATAAAAACTGTAAGATTGTATCTTTGGGTAGATCCACCTGTCGATACACAAAAATGTACGTCATTACTGACTTGTGACAATGATGTCACTGCATGGAGCAACATGAATAGGGCTGCAGAGTCTGGGATGCTCCTGTGCTACAAAGCAGCCTTAAGGAACCATGCCGTGGGAAGATCTCAGCGCTGGCTCACAAATGACACTCCAAGGATTTGACTCAGTGTAGGCTTAGTGAGGCAAAGGCCTGAAACAGAATAACTTTCGTTTTCatgtcccccagccccaccccatctttcagaggaagaaagcaggagaaacaaacataaaatcttCAGTTTTCTCCCCAGTGTTTTACAGATTGAGATTACAGGTGG is part of the Rhinolophus sinicus isolate RSC01 linkage group LG03, ASM3656204v1, whole genome shotgun sequence genome and harbors:
- the SRP14 gene encoding signal recognition particle 14 kDa protein, translated to MVLLESEQFLTELTRLFQKCRLSGSVFITLKKYDGRTKPIPRKGSVEGFEPSDNKCLLRATDGKKKISTVVSSKEVNKFQMAYSNLLRANMDGLKKRDKKSKSKKTKAAQ